The stretch of DNA gaataataatgattACCAATTAAAAGAAGTACGTTCTGATAAAGACAAgatacatttattttatgaaaaagaaaaaaataaagtagaaatacaaatagataaaataaataatgttgCTAATTATTTAgacttatttaaaaatggttgtatatataaattaaatgataaagaTTATAccttattaaaaaatgttaaagaTAGTAGTAAAGAAACAATGTTAAAtagttattatatttatatatatataatgtttttttcattatgtatatatttagaaaaaagtTTATTTATAGCTTTTCCTTTATTAAGGAAATACGATATAATTATAACactatttattatatttatacctataatattttttttatttttttatttttatattagcacattgaaaatattagtaatacatatttgtttatatgtattatttttcgCGTactatttgaaaaaaaaaaaaataaaaatagaagaaatatataatagaaaGATGGTGAAtacaaaaaatgataattatcattcatatacatataaagcTAATTTTAGGTTGacaaatatatgtattattaatatatgtatatttgctgtagattttttttttttcccaaAGCATTTTACAAAATCAGCTTACTATGGTAATACGCTAATGGATGTGGGTATTGGTAATTGCATTATTTCAAGTGCTTactcttttaaaaaaaagaagtttGAATCTATAAGAGATCATAAGAAAATAATTGAATTAAAgcatataatattatttgttCTAGGTATATCCAGACTTATAGCTATTAGACTGTTTAATTATAAACACAATGTAACCGAATATGGGGTAGACTGGAACTTTTACCTAACGTTATTTAGTACTTTTGTTATATCTAACatcttttttgttattttaaaaaaagtcaAGACCGTTTTTATATTTAGCTGTATCTCTATTTTcctttttgaaatatttattcaCTACTTTAACATTCGTAGTTATTTATTGTTACAACAAAATAGAACCAACATTTTTTCATCAAATAAAGAAGGACTATTTAATACTATAGGatctattaatttatttctgATTTCATTTGCTATTGGTCAATATGTAATAGATGATGATATTTTTCCTAGAAgcacaaacaaaaaaatatacaacaTATATGGAAAAGaggaaaaaaaacaaataaatttaaaaaacacaaaaaaagaaaatacaaaatatgagcaccaatattatttattatatataatttataattttttaaatcatatatatttatttaagaaaaagtATTATAATATCTATTTTAATATCAAATTATTCTTAATGTCCCTATTATTTTActcttttcattttattcttaattcATTTGGAATTTATAGTGTTAGAATTTTATGTAATGcaaattacatttttattaccttatcaatttctttatttgCTGCAGGTATGAGTTATTCAATAGAACTAATGCTTATggaaaacataaatataaatattttagataaactaaataataattcactacaaacatttcttttttgtaatatattaGTTGgtatttttaacattttatttaaatctttATTATATCCTCTTATTTTAGCAATTGCAatcttaatattatatacctttttatttttgattttCACTTACTACTTGCCATTTTATTCAAAAACGAGAACAAAAACATAGATcaatatacaaaaataataaaaactttttcttagttatataaacatatatagaAATGATATAgcacataaaaaaaaaaaaaaaaaaaaaaaaaataataataataataaaaaataacaaaataaaagtaaaaataaaaatagtaattaATCATAgtaaaaaagtttaaaataaacatatataaaaacaatagacagaaaaaaaaatcaccttttttttttctttaaaaaaaaaaagttttatgtgattaacaaataaaataaaaattcttgaaatttttatgaaaatattattattttaatattagcaacaaataaaaacatgcatataaaaatataaaagctgtatataataatatttaactTTGCAAAGGAAGAGTGGGAATAAAAacatctttttattattatttttttttttaagaaatttgtaatataatattttatatattacttAAATATAGTAaatcattttaattttatttatcaaaTACAGAAACAAATCcatactttatttttaatttatcttctATCTTAtcctaaaaaaataataagattaaagaaaaaaaaagtatatacaTAACAgctttaatataaatatatatattaatagcattttctattatatatataaataaaataaaaattatttaaaatttattacttGGTTTTCAATATAATTATctaaattatcatttttatatttgttatCCATTGCATCTTTAATACAATTGCATAATTCGCTTATACtcaaatttatattattcttaattaaaatattatgaaatatatctataatattttcttcataaatttttatttgtttatcaacctatattataaaataaggaTAATAAAGTTGTTTAATtcgtaaataattttttttttttttgtaatttacCTTTGAATATATATTGTTTACAAGAACATTTTGCTCTTCTTTTTCTAGAATTAATCTATTTTTAagttctttatttaattcacgttcttcttttattttattttcacaaACATCAAACACTTTTCTTTCTgtgttatatttttcttcttcaatCTTTTGTTTTAATTCAGTACTAAAAACACAcgaacaaaaataaaatattataaattcatttaaaagaagtagaaaaaaagaaatatatatatatttaataaattttttttatctatttatattatctatatattattttcatattgttatttctttcttttattatgctatataaaaatatagactatttttttttataatttatatgttttattagaaatttttttttttaaaaacttgtatatatacaattattgaagtattacatttttttttctaaagtttccttttcttttttatcattatttattaatttcaacATGTAAGATTTATATTCTTGTATTGATacctaaaaataatatacacataaattttgataaatatattttttttttttttttaaactttttcttttttaacctttgctttattttttacatctTCTTCAAACTTCTTACAAGCGTTTATACatatttcaataatttttgtttgctcttcttttttttctttttctttttttttagtaatttcTAGTAATTCTAATGATATTTTTCTGTATTtcctagaaaaaaaatataaataataagtttcaaatttatatttctataaTTATGTAAGTATTATCATTCTTTAaggatatattttttttttcccctttttatatttactgTATTAAAAAATCAACATCCtgaattatattattttttatttcactaatttcattaatatgctgctttttaatatttcttaaaattttttcatatttttcaatgatatatttcttatttcttTGTTCTTCTACATATctgtttttataaatttctactgtttttattaactataataatattaaaagaatgaaataaaataaattcatatatttttattgtattttatttttttatagtttaaatttttttttattacttctGGTACATGTTTAACAATTGAAATGTCTCTAAAGAAattaaacataaaataatttatattttattttattgtatctgtttctttatataattttagttAACTATATTTTAATACCTGTCAGTGTTATTAAGTACTAATTTATTACTAGAAAAGATTCTTTCTTGTATTTCATGATCCTTTTTTGAAATAGTTAggttttttctatttttttttgttttatttttttctatactTTCAACTTGATCGCTAACTGTAcacgttttttttttcctttctttttctttttctttttctaatttaaattttaagcTATACAGATTctcaattaatttttttaacttcatataataaaaaaaaaataaataaataaaataaaaaaagcttattaattaaaactaatatatataattttaaaatttaaatgattattAGCTTTTATGAGAGATTATGAAAACTTACTTGAGTTTCTATTGCATCTCTATCTAATTGATTATTTTTTaggttatttttttttctttgtttatataagtttctctcattttcttttaatgaataatttatataattctctatgtgatttttttttaataaaatatcacTTAATTTGCTTTTAGATTCATCccctttattattattaataatttcttttttttttctaatatccatattttttcctatattattttaaaaaaaagacacaaaaaaaagttgtaaaaaattttcatttctttttaaaatattttaagactaaaaaaaaaaaatttaataaaaaaaattattaaaaaaaaaatatataaattttttttttattttcaatgtGTAAacgaattaaaaaaaaaataaaatttaaggagaattgtttttttttaaatttagttATAAATTTAAGTGCATATATACATGAATATTTCTGTGTAAAAACTGtttgtattttattatgAGATGATACATATatgcatttatttttatatgtgtGCATGTTTTACTTTcgttatttacattttttttttttgttcttaaTGGCAAAAAtctaataattaaaataatttttttttttttttttctttattattaattcatattttttttttttttatttaatgtcattttttaataaagaatataaaaaaaatagaaaaaaaatatatagatatataaaGGGGAAGAATATGGTATTCACTGATAATTGCAATATGTATAATATAgaatttatatgaaatttataaatttaaaggaaaattttcattattttatgattttttttgtatgaatttttttatttattaaaaaaataatttaaaataagaattaatgataatttcaataacaaaaaattaaacatacatataataaaaaaactacATAATTAAAtagttatttataataaaaaaaatatatgttaattagtattattaaaataatttttaaagttacatttttctttaatatattttaacctctattgttttatttatttatttttttttaaaatgtataAAGCATTTTATAGTATAACATTCATCATATTGAATATGTATGCAAtaaattgttttattaagaataatgttcataataaattaaacataaattttttaattaatggAAAGAACGatagtaataaaatatataatagaaaaaaagaaaatgtaaatatgCTACGAATGAGTAATACAAAGGATACTGAAAATGAAGtagaaaaagagaaaacaatagaaaataataaaaatgacaTTTGTTTTATTGCTGGTATAGGAGATACAAATGGATACGGTTGGGGAATAGCAAAAgaattaagtaaaaaaaacgtaaaattaatttttggaATTTGGCCTCCAGTTTATAacatatttatgaaaaactACCAAAGCGGAAAATTTGATAAAGATATGATTAttgataaagataaaaaaatggaaatttTAGACATATTACCATTTGATGCATCTTTTGATACTTATGAAGATATAGatgaagaaacaaaaaataacaaaagatataataatttaaaaaattacagCATAGAAGAAGTTTCCAATTTAATTCATAATAAATATGGAAACATTAATATGCTAGTACATTCATTAGCTAATGCTAAAGAAGTGCAAAAGCCATTATTGGATACAACTAGAACAGGATATTTAGATGCTTTAAGTAAAAGTTCTTACTCACTAATATCCTTgtgtaaatatttttgtaaaattatgAAACCAGAATCAagtattatttctttaactTATTATGCTAGCCAAAAAGTGGTACCTGGATACGGAGGGGGAATGTCAAGTGCTAAGGCTGCACTAGAATCAGATACTAGATTTTTAGCTTATTATTTaggaagaaaatataaaattagagTTAATACTATTAGTGCAGGGCCACT from Plasmodium relictum strain SGS1 genome assembly, chromosome: 11 encodes:
- the GWT1 gene encoding GPI-anchored wall transfer protein 1, putative is translated as MTNINIFVYLFICPINLLYILDTPCYIHNLNKKIKNKNLFIYGDKIKNGKYSLHYEEYVYEVSKVYYDIILKNKKQIRNNQENNYDLIKNNNDYQLKEVRSDKDKIHLFYEKEKNKVEIQIDKINNVANYLDLFKNGCIYKLNDKDYTLLKNVKDSSKETMLNSYYIYIYIMFFSLCIYLEKSLFIAFPLLRKYDIIITLFIIFIPIIFFLFFYFYISTLKILVIHICLYVLFFAYYLKKKKIKIEEIYNRKMVNTKNDNYHSYTYKANFRLTNICIINICIFAVDFFFFPKHFTKSAYYGNTLMDVGIGNCIISSAYSFKKKKFESIRDHKKIIELKHIILFVLGISRLIAIRLFNYKHNVTEYGVDWNFYLTLFSTFVISNIFFVILKKVKTVFIFSCISIFLFEIFIHYFNIRSYLLLQQNRTNIFSSNKEGLFNTIGSINLFLISFAIGQYVIDDDIFPRSTNKKIYNIYGKEEKKQINLKNTKKENTKYEHQYYLLYIIYNFLNHIYLFKKKYYNIYFNIKLFLMSLLFYSFHFILNSFGIYSVRILCNANYIFITLSISLFAAGMSYSIELMLMENININILDKLNNNSLQTFLFCNILVGIFNILFKSLLYPLILAIAILILYTFLFLIFTYYLPFYSKTRTKT
- the ENR gene encoding enoyl-acyl carrier reductase, putative; translated protein: MYKAFYSITFIILNMYAINCFIKNNVHNKLNINFLINGKNDSNKIYNRKKENVNMLRMSNTKDTENEVEKEKTIENNKNDICFIAGIGDTNGYGWGIAKELSKKNVKLIFGIWPPVYNIFMKNYQSGKFDKDMIIDKDKKMEILDILPFDASFDTYEDIDEETKNNKRYNNLKNYSIEEVSNLIHNKYGNINMLVHSLANAKEVQKPLLDTTRTGYLDALSKSSYSLISLCKYFCKIMKPESSIISLTYYASQKVVPGYGGGMSSAKAALESDTRFLAYYLGRKYKIRVNTISAGPLKSRAASAINKMSPKNINSSGENNKENYSFIDYAIDYSEKYAPLQQKLYSTDVGSVASFLLSKESRAITGQTIYVDNGLNIMFGPDDLFQNENN